The following coding sequences are from one Nicotiana tomentosiformis chromosome 3, ASM39032v3, whole genome shotgun sequence window:
- the LOC104108941 gene encoding pentatricopeptide repeat-containing protein At5g66520-like — protein sequence MSVEESVPAKKRGSRALQQRLFSLLQNCKSIKQLTQIHAPIITNGFTQKNFILVRLLSPFLTSYNLKYADQVFYHVQNPSTTLWNQIIRGYARSENPQKSVELFNLMEKSTATPDGYTYSYVLNACAKGSLFREGQQLHGKILKNRSLLNVFVQTNLVNLYATTGEDYGVDNARKVFDEMNEKNVVTWNSLLFGYFRNGDVDEALRIFDEMPDKNVVSWTTVIAGSTQNGRCQQALALFRLMQSRYVEFDQVTLVAVLSACAELGALDLGKWIHSSFVESSQFRSEPVLVSLYNALIHMYASCGEIEEAYMVFQGMPRRNSVSWTTIVTGFAKQGYAHEALTIFQQMESWGGNDVRPDEITFLAVLFACSHAGYVDEGYRYFKCMKETWGVEPRIEHYGCMVDMLSRAGLFDEAVALVEAMPMKPNEAVWGALLSGCKIHKNVRLASSVAQKLAVELEPDRAAGYFVLLSNLYATDKRWRDVVVTRQKMFGIGVKKPPGQSRIEAEGTINSFLASDLNHKHACSIYEMLGLLTGQAKLQGYQPSVSEEELIV from the coding sequence ATGTCAGTTGAAGAATCAGTTCCCGCCAAAAAGAGAGGATCAAGAGCTCTCCAACAACGTCTATTCTCTCTCTTGCAGAATTGCAAATCCATTAAACAGCTAACACAAATTCACGCCCCCATCATAACTAATGGCTTTACCCAGAAAAACTTCATTCTTGTTAGACTACTTTCTCCGTTTTTAACATCTTACAATCTCAAATATGCCGATCAAGTTTTCTATCATGTCCAAAATCCAAGTACCACCCTTTGGAACCAAATCATCAGGGGTTATGCCCGTAGCGAAAACCCACAGAAATCTGTTGAGCTTTTTAATCTAATGGAAAAATCGACTGCTACGCCCGATGGTTACACATATTCCTATGTACTTAATGCTTGCGCAAAAGGGAGTTTGTTCAGGGAAGGTCAGCAGCTTCATGGGAAGATTTTAAAAAATCGGTCTTTGCTAAATGTGTTTGTTCAGACCAATTTGGTTAATCTGTATGCAACTACTGGAGAGGATTACGGCGTTGATAATGCGCGcaaggtgtttgatgaaatgAATGAGAAAAATGTCGTGACTTGGAACTCATTGCTTTTTGGTTATTTCAGAAATGGGGATGTTGATGAGGCTCTTAGAATTTTCGATGAGATGCCAGATAAGAATGTTGTTTCCTGGACAACGGTGATTGCAGGAAGTACGCAAAACGGAAGATGTCAACAAGCACTGGCTTTGTTTCGCTTGATGCAAAGTCGCTATGTGGAATTTGATCAGGTGACTTTGGTTGCCGTTTTATCAGCGTGTGCTGAATTGGGAGCTCTGGATCTGGGGAAGTGGATTCATTCAAGTTTTGTTGAGTCCTCACAGTTTAGGAGTGAGCCAGTGCTGGTGTCATTGTACAATGCACTTATACATATGTATGCTAGTTGTGGTGAAATAGAGGAAGCTTATATGGTATTTCAGGGGATGCCGAGAAGAAACTCAGTTTCTTGGACCACTATAGTCACAGGTTTTGCAAAACAAGGGTATGCACATGAGGCTCTTACTATTTTCCAGCAGATGGAAAGCTGGGGAGGAAATGATGTTAGACCGGATGAGATAACGTTCTTGGCTGTTCTGTTTGCTTGTAGTCATGCTGGTTATGTCGATGAGGGGTATCGGTACTTTAAATGTATGAAAGAAACTTGGGGTGTGGAGCCGAGGATTGAGCACTATGGATGCATGGTTGATATGTTAAGTCGTGCCGGACTTTTTGATGAAGCCGTGGCACTTGTTGAGGCTATGCCTATGAAGCCAAATGAGGCTGTTTGGGGTGCTCTTCTTAGTGGATGCAAGATACACAAAAATGTGAGACTAGCTTCTAGCGTAGCTCAAAAGTTGGCTGTGGAGCTTGAACCTGATAGAGCTGCTGGCTACTTTGTGCTCTTGTCAAATCTATATGCAACTGATAAGAGGTGGCGAGATGTTGTCGTCACGAGACAGAAGATGTTTGGAATAGGAGTGAAAAAGCCTCCAGGTCAAAGCAGAATCGAAGCTGAGGGTACCATTAACAGTTTTCTGGCCAGTGACCTAAATCATAAGCATGCTTGTTCAATCTATGAGATGCTTGGTCTGCTCACTGGTCAAGCCAAATTGCAAGGTTACCAGCCAAGTGTTTCAGAGGAGGAACTAATAGTTTGA
- the LOC104108943 gene encoding putative pentatricopeptide repeat-containing protein At1g74400, protein MKRFLHKVAKHFTSATQPQIHFHRHLKPARFNLTLKSYLKSNPIKTISLFSDLLRKKISAVDSYSLLYVIKACTKKSMAIEGKQAHSLLIKLGYEPNIFLQTSLMDMYATTANVADVHQVFDEIPNKNVVCWTSLISSYVQNQKPNRATEIFRKMQMDDVEPDQVTFTVALSACADLGALDKGEWIHDLISRKPEFSEDLCLMNALLNMYVKCGDIRKAKLLFDSVKIKDVRTWTCMIVGHALHGQAEEALRLFSALEAENKSRSSKSRGTKNQLLVPNDVMFIGVLMACSHAGMVEEGKRYFRSMIEEYGLKPRLSHFGCLVDMLCRCGLLNEAYSIILAMPIQPNAVIWRTLLGASGVHGNVELAAVARSKLGKLEVSVVGDDVALSNIYAAKGMWEEKVMLRHEMRQRRTPGCSSVGVGKLHS, encoded by the coding sequence ATGAAAAGATTCTTGCATAAGGTGGCCAAACATTTTACAAGCGCAACGCAACCCCAAATCCATTTCCATAGACATCTTAAACCAGCAAGATTCAACCTGACTCTCAAAAGCTACCTCAAATCTAATCCTATCAAGACTATATCGCTGTTCTCTGACTTGCTGAGGAAAAAGATTTCTGCAGTAGATAGCTACTCTCTCCTGTATGTCATCAAAGCGTGCACTAAGAAATCCATGGCCATTGAAGGCAAACAAGCCCATTCCCTACTCATCAAACTTGGCTACGAACCCAACATTTTTCTTCAAACATCGCTTATGGATATGTACGCTACAACTGCAAATGTCGCTGATGTTCATCAGGTGTTTGATGAAATACCCAATAAGAATGTCGTGTGCTGGACTTCGCTGATTTCCTCGTATGTGCAGAATCAGAAACCAAACAGAGCCACAGAGATATTCAGGAAAATGCAAATGGATGACGTGGAGCCTGATCAGGTAACATTCACTGTTGCATTATCGGCCTGTGCTGATCTGGGGGCATTGGATAAAGGGGAGTGGATTCATGATTTGATAAGTCGAAAGCCGGAGTTTAGTGAGGATTTATGTTTAATGAATGCTCTGTTGAACATGTATGTAAAATGTGGGGATATCAGAAAAGCTAAGTTGCTGTTTGATAGTGTTAAAATAAAGGATGTTAGGACTTGGACTTGCATGATTGTTGGGCATGCATTACACGGCCAAGCAGAGGAAGCGCTAAGGCTGTTTTCAGCATTGGAAGCAGAAAACAAGTCAAGATCAAGTAAAAGCCGAGGGACTAAGAACCAATTACTTGTTCCCAATGATGTCATGTTTATAGGGGTTTTAATGGCTTGTAGCCATGCTGGAATGGTGGAAGAGGGGAAAAGGTATTTTAGAAGTATGATTGAGGAGTATGGCTTAAAGCCTAGGCTTTCTCACTTTGGCTGCTTGGTGGATATGTTATGCCGTTGTGGGCTGCTAAACGAGGCGTATAGTATTATTTTGGCAATGCCAATTCAGCCAAATGCAGTTATATGGAGGACATTACTGGGTGCCTCTGGCGTTCATGGCAATGTAGAACTTGCTGCAGTGGCTCGGTCTAAATTAGGCAAGTTAGAGGTTAGTGTCGTTGGTGATGATGTTGCATTGTCTAATATTTATGCTGCCAAAGGCATGTGGGAGGAGAAAGTAATGCTTAGACATGAGATGAGACAAAGGAGAACTCCTGGCTGCAGTTCAGTTGGGGTGGGAAAGTTGCATTCTTGA
- the LOC104108942 gene encoding probable carbohydrate esterase At4g34215 produces the protein MASAPETEAFTPEDIFILSGQSNMSGRGGVDKHNHWDTIVPPECCSDPAKIFRLSAHLNWEMACEPLHHDIDTKKTCGIGPGMSFANAIKDKMGAIGLVPCAVGGTALKEWGKGTHLYENMIKRARAAMHQGGKIKALLWYQGESDTLFKHRVETYKANMEKLIHNVRADLYMPFLPIIQVAIASGEGKYIEEIRRAQKRIDLPNVVCIDAMGLQLKEDKLHLTSEAQVKLGQMFADAYLTHFAATKHSSVHSSVKRSFFCCCLN, from the exons ATGGCCTCCGCCCCAGAAACTGAAGCTTTTACCCCTGAAGACATATTCATCCTCTCCGGCCAAAGTAACATGTCTGGTCGTGGCGGAGTAGATAAGCATAATCATTGGGATACAATTGTTCCACCTGAGTGCTGTTCTGATCCTGCCAAAATTTTCCGCCTTAGTGCACACCTCAACTGGGAGATGGCATGTGAACCACTTCACCATGATATTGATACGAAAAAGACCTGTGGTATAGGACCTGGAATGTCATTTGCAAATGCAATTAAGGACAAAATGGGAGCTATTGGCCTGGTGCCATGTGCCGTAGGTGGAACTGCGTTAAAGGAGTGGGGAAAAGGGACACACTTGTATGAGAACATGATAAAGAGAGCCAGAGCTGCCATGCATCAAGGTGGAAAAATTAAAGCATTGCTTTGGTACCAAGGTGAGAGTGATACATTATTCAAGCATCGTGTCGAGACCTATAAAGCTAATATGGAGAAGTTAATACATAATGTCCGTGCTGATTTATATATGCCCTTTCTGCCAATTATTCAG GTAGCAATTGCATCAGGAGAGGGAAAGTATATTGAAGAGATAAGACGAGCACAAAAGAGGATTGACCTCCCAAATGTTGTTTGTATCGATGCCATGGGATTGCAACTCAAGGAAGATAAACTCCATTTAACGAGTGAGGCTCAGGTCAAACTAGGTCAAATGTTTGCTGATGCATACCTTACTCACTTTGCAGCCACAAAGCATTCTTCTGTTCACTCGTCAGTGAAACGATCCTTCTTTTGCTGTTGCCTTAACTAG
- the LOC104108944 gene encoding vacuolar fusion protein MON1 homolog isoform X3, which translates to MPSDSDLSDDDRKPKIGPSSNSIDQSLDAIENQLSSISVSQPESEPEFDDAKDTSPSNQDKLVNGSLNENPGAEELPRINVAEDFSSSSAMWRNNSEEMEAPSSPSSSGYAGERGSSNASSRTSGIEEEVDGEILEIGNSDSFDGVSDSQVQWLPGKRHGSEDDASISWRKRKKHFFVLSNSGKPIYSRYGDEHKLAGFSATLQAIISFVENGGDRVNLVRAGKHQVVFLVKGPIYLVCISCTEESYQSLRVQLELLYGQMILILTKSVNRCFEKNSKFDMTPLLGGTDVVFSSLIHSFSWNPSSFLHAYTCLPLAYATRQAAGAILQDVADSGVLFAILMCKHKVISLVGAQKASLHPDDMLLLSNFVMSSESFRTSESFSPICLPRYNPMAFLHAYVQYLDVDTYLILLTTSSDAFHHLKDCRVRIEKVLLESNVLGEAQRSMVDGGMRVEDLPTDHGSQSGAVSPHLGQPGHTRESSDRFSEAFIGVGGPAGLWHFMYRNIYLDQYVSSEFSSPVNNRQQQKRLYRAYQKLYASMHDKGVGPHKTQFRRDENYVLLCWVTQDFELYAAFDPLADKATPFYLWMRNSWASLGIETVPIQTCRRFNRP; encoded by the exons ATGCCTTCCGACTCTGACTTATCGGACGATGATCGGAAACCTAAGATTGGACCTAGCTCCAACTCTATTGATCAGTCCTTGGACGCCATCGAGAATCAATTGTCCTCAATTTCAGTCAGTCAACCCGAATCCGAACCCGAATTCGATGATGCCAAGGATACTTCGCCATCCAATCAGGATAAGCTCGTGAATGGATCGTTGAATGAGAATCCCGGAGCTGAAGAGCTGCCTCGTATCAATGTGGCGGAAGACTTTAGCTCTTCGAGTGCCATGTGGAGGAACAATTCGGAAGAAATGGAGGCGCCGTCAAGTCCTAGTAGTAGTGGCTATGCGGGTGAAAGAGGGAGTAGTAACGCCAGTAGTAGGACCTCTGGCATTGAGGAGGAGGTCGATGGTGAGATTCTCGAAATTGGGAATAGTGATTCTTTTGACGGAGTTTCCGACTCTCAAGTGCAATGGCTTCCTGGGAAACGCCACGGCAGTGAG GATGATGCTTCTATTTCgtggagaaaaagaaagaagcacTTCTTTGTCTTGAGTAACTCAGGAAAACCGATATACTCAAG ATATGGAGATGAACACAAGCTTGCTGGATTCTCTGCCACTTTGCAGGCCATCATTTCATTTGTGGAGAATGG GGGTGATCGAGTCAACTTGGTCAGAGCCGGGAAACACCAG GTTGTATTTCTTGTGAAAGGACCTATTTACTTGGTTTGCATAAGTTGTACAGAAGAGTCATATCAGTCATTGAGGGTACAACTAGAGCTCCTCTATGGTCAG ATGATACTTATTCTTACGAAGTCTGTGAATAGATGTTTCGAGAAGAACTCTAAATTTGATATGACTCCTTTGCTTGGAGGAACGGACGTTGTCTTCTCTTCTCTAATCCATTCGTTCAGTTG GAACCCATCTAGTTTTCTCCATGCTTACACATGTCTTCCACTTGCTTATGCGACAAGGCAAGCTGCTGGTGCCATCTTGCAAGATGTAGCTGACTCAGGGGTCTTGTTTGCCATATTAATGTGTAAACACAAG GTTATCAGTCTTGTTGGTGCACAGAAAGCATCGCTTCACCCTGATGATATGCTATTGCTCTCCAACTTTGTTATGTCTTCTGAATCATTTAG GACATCAGAATCCTTCTCACCGATTTGCTTACCAAGATACAACCCCATGGCATTTCTACATGCTTATGTGCAGTACCTTGAT GTTGACACATATTTAATATTGCTTACTACAAGTTCAGATGCCTTTCATCATCTTAAAGATTGCAG GGTTCGTATTGAAAAGGTACTTCTGGAGTCCAATGTACTTGGTGAAGCTCAAAGATCCATGGTTGATGGTGGCATGCGTGTTGAGGATTTACCTACTGATCATGGTTCTCAGTCCGGAGCAGTCTCCCCTCATCTGGGTCAGCCTGGACATACTAGAGAGTCATCAGACAGATTTTCTGAAGCATTCATAGGTGTTGGTGGTCCTGCTGGACTTTGGCATTTTATGTATCGAAATATTTATCTTGACCAGTATGTGTCGTCCGAGTTTTCCTcaccagtaaataatagacaacAGCAGAAAAG GTTGTATAGAGCTTACCAGAAGCTTTATGCATCCATGCATGATAAAGGAGTTGGACCTCACAAAACTCAGTTCAGAAGGGATGAAAATTATG
- the LOC104108944 gene encoding vacuolar fusion protein MON1 homolog isoform X1 — protein sequence MPSDSDLSDDDRKPKIGPSSNSIDQSLDAIENQLSSISVSQPESEPEFDDAKDTSPSNQDKLVNGSLNENPGAEELPRINVAEDFSSSSAMWRNNSEEMEAPSSPSSSGYAGERGSSNASSRTSGIEEEVDGEILEIGNSDSFDGVSDSQVQWLPGKRHGSEDDASISWRKRKKHFFVLSNSGKPIYSRYGDEHKLAGFSATLQAIISFVENGGDRVNLVRAGKHQVVFLVKGPIYLVCISCTEESYQSLRVQLELLYGQMILILTKSVNRCFEKNSKFDMTPLLGGTDVVFSSLIHSFSWNPSSFLHAYTCLPLAYATRQAAGAILQDVADSGVLFAILMCKHKVISLVGAQKASLHPDDMLLLSNFVMSSESFRTSESFSPICLPRYNPMAFLHAYVQYLDVDTYLILLTTSSDAFHHLKDCRVRIEKVLLESNVLGEAQRSMVDGGMRVEDLPTDHGSQSGAVSPHLGQPGHTRESSDRFSEAFIGVGGPAGLWHFMYRNIYLDQYVSSEFSSPVNNRQQQKRLYRAYQKLYASMHDKGVGPHKTQFRRDENYVLLCWVTQDFELYAAFDPLADKVLLFAFSSKPVVCPSVILNVTFIYSLSTNHFYGVI from the exons ATGCCTTCCGACTCTGACTTATCGGACGATGATCGGAAACCTAAGATTGGACCTAGCTCCAACTCTATTGATCAGTCCTTGGACGCCATCGAGAATCAATTGTCCTCAATTTCAGTCAGTCAACCCGAATCCGAACCCGAATTCGATGATGCCAAGGATACTTCGCCATCCAATCAGGATAAGCTCGTGAATGGATCGTTGAATGAGAATCCCGGAGCTGAAGAGCTGCCTCGTATCAATGTGGCGGAAGACTTTAGCTCTTCGAGTGCCATGTGGAGGAACAATTCGGAAGAAATGGAGGCGCCGTCAAGTCCTAGTAGTAGTGGCTATGCGGGTGAAAGAGGGAGTAGTAACGCCAGTAGTAGGACCTCTGGCATTGAGGAGGAGGTCGATGGTGAGATTCTCGAAATTGGGAATAGTGATTCTTTTGACGGAGTTTCCGACTCTCAAGTGCAATGGCTTCCTGGGAAACGCCACGGCAGTGAG GATGATGCTTCTATTTCgtggagaaaaagaaagaagcacTTCTTTGTCTTGAGTAACTCAGGAAAACCGATATACTCAAG ATATGGAGATGAACACAAGCTTGCTGGATTCTCTGCCACTTTGCAGGCCATCATTTCATTTGTGGAGAATGG GGGTGATCGAGTCAACTTGGTCAGAGCCGGGAAACACCAG GTTGTATTTCTTGTGAAAGGACCTATTTACTTGGTTTGCATAAGTTGTACAGAAGAGTCATATCAGTCATTGAGGGTACAACTAGAGCTCCTCTATGGTCAG ATGATACTTATTCTTACGAAGTCTGTGAATAGATGTTTCGAGAAGAACTCTAAATTTGATATGACTCCTTTGCTTGGAGGAACGGACGTTGTCTTCTCTTCTCTAATCCATTCGTTCAGTTG GAACCCATCTAGTTTTCTCCATGCTTACACATGTCTTCCACTTGCTTATGCGACAAGGCAAGCTGCTGGTGCCATCTTGCAAGATGTAGCTGACTCAGGGGTCTTGTTTGCCATATTAATGTGTAAACACAAG GTTATCAGTCTTGTTGGTGCACAGAAAGCATCGCTTCACCCTGATGATATGCTATTGCTCTCCAACTTTGTTATGTCTTCTGAATCATTTAG GACATCAGAATCCTTCTCACCGATTTGCTTACCAAGATACAACCCCATGGCATTTCTACATGCTTATGTGCAGTACCTTGAT GTTGACACATATTTAATATTGCTTACTACAAGTTCAGATGCCTTTCATCATCTTAAAGATTGCAG GGTTCGTATTGAAAAGGTACTTCTGGAGTCCAATGTACTTGGTGAAGCTCAAAGATCCATGGTTGATGGTGGCATGCGTGTTGAGGATTTACCTACTGATCATGGTTCTCAGTCCGGAGCAGTCTCCCCTCATCTGGGTCAGCCTGGACATACTAGAGAGTCATCAGACAGATTTTCTGAAGCATTCATAGGTGTTGGTGGTCCTGCTGGACTTTGGCATTTTATGTATCGAAATATTTATCTTGACCAGTATGTGTCGTCCGAGTTTTCCTcaccagtaaataatagacaacAGCAGAAAAG GTTGTATAGAGCTTACCAGAAGCTTTATGCATCCATGCATGATAAAGGAGTTGGACCTCACAAAACTCAGTTCAGAAGGGATGAAAATTATG
- the LOC104108944 gene encoding vacuolar fusion protein MON1 homolog isoform X2, with protein sequence MPSDSDLSDDDRKPKIGPSSNSIDQSLDAIENQLSSISVSQPESEPEFDDAKDTSPSNQDKLVNGSLNENPGAEELPRINVAEDFSSSSAMWRNNSEEMEAPSSPSSSGYAGERGSSNASSRTSGIEEEVDGEILEIGNSDSFDGVSDSQVQWLPGKRHGSEDDASISWRKRKKHFFVLSNSGKPIYSRYGDEHKLAGFSATLQAIISFVENGGDRVNLVRAGKHQVVFLVKGPIYLVCISCTEESYQSLRVQLELLYGQMILILTKSVNRCFEKNSKFDMTPLLGGTDVVFSSLIHSFSWNPSSFLHAYTCLPLAYATRQAAGAILQDVADSGVLFAILMCKHKVISLVGAQKASLHPDDMLLLSNFVMSSESFRTSESFSPICLPRYNPMAFLHAYVQYLDVDTYLILLTTSSDAFHHLKDCRVRIEKVLLESNVLGEAQRSMVDGGMRVEDLPTDHGSQSGAVSPHLGQPGHTRESSDRFSEAFIGVGGPAGLWHFMYRNIYLDQYVSSEFSSPVNNRQQQKRLYRAYQKLYASMHDKGVGPHKTQFRRDENYVLLCWVTQDFELYAAFDPLADKALAIKTCNRVCQWIKNIENEIFLLGASPFSW encoded by the exons ATGCCTTCCGACTCTGACTTATCGGACGATGATCGGAAACCTAAGATTGGACCTAGCTCCAACTCTATTGATCAGTCCTTGGACGCCATCGAGAATCAATTGTCCTCAATTTCAGTCAGTCAACCCGAATCCGAACCCGAATTCGATGATGCCAAGGATACTTCGCCATCCAATCAGGATAAGCTCGTGAATGGATCGTTGAATGAGAATCCCGGAGCTGAAGAGCTGCCTCGTATCAATGTGGCGGAAGACTTTAGCTCTTCGAGTGCCATGTGGAGGAACAATTCGGAAGAAATGGAGGCGCCGTCAAGTCCTAGTAGTAGTGGCTATGCGGGTGAAAGAGGGAGTAGTAACGCCAGTAGTAGGACCTCTGGCATTGAGGAGGAGGTCGATGGTGAGATTCTCGAAATTGGGAATAGTGATTCTTTTGACGGAGTTTCCGACTCTCAAGTGCAATGGCTTCCTGGGAAACGCCACGGCAGTGAG GATGATGCTTCTATTTCgtggagaaaaagaaagaagcacTTCTTTGTCTTGAGTAACTCAGGAAAACCGATATACTCAAG ATATGGAGATGAACACAAGCTTGCTGGATTCTCTGCCACTTTGCAGGCCATCATTTCATTTGTGGAGAATGG GGGTGATCGAGTCAACTTGGTCAGAGCCGGGAAACACCAG GTTGTATTTCTTGTGAAAGGACCTATTTACTTGGTTTGCATAAGTTGTACAGAAGAGTCATATCAGTCATTGAGGGTACAACTAGAGCTCCTCTATGGTCAG ATGATACTTATTCTTACGAAGTCTGTGAATAGATGTTTCGAGAAGAACTCTAAATTTGATATGACTCCTTTGCTTGGAGGAACGGACGTTGTCTTCTCTTCTCTAATCCATTCGTTCAGTTG GAACCCATCTAGTTTTCTCCATGCTTACACATGTCTTCCACTTGCTTATGCGACAAGGCAAGCTGCTGGTGCCATCTTGCAAGATGTAGCTGACTCAGGGGTCTTGTTTGCCATATTAATGTGTAAACACAAG GTTATCAGTCTTGTTGGTGCACAGAAAGCATCGCTTCACCCTGATGATATGCTATTGCTCTCCAACTTTGTTATGTCTTCTGAATCATTTAG GACATCAGAATCCTTCTCACCGATTTGCTTACCAAGATACAACCCCATGGCATTTCTACATGCTTATGTGCAGTACCTTGAT GTTGACACATATTTAATATTGCTTACTACAAGTTCAGATGCCTTTCATCATCTTAAAGATTGCAG GGTTCGTATTGAAAAGGTACTTCTGGAGTCCAATGTACTTGGTGAAGCTCAAAGATCCATGGTTGATGGTGGCATGCGTGTTGAGGATTTACCTACTGATCATGGTTCTCAGTCCGGAGCAGTCTCCCCTCATCTGGGTCAGCCTGGACATACTAGAGAGTCATCAGACAGATTTTCTGAAGCATTCATAGGTGTTGGTGGTCCTGCTGGACTTTGGCATTTTATGTATCGAAATATTTATCTTGACCAGTATGTGTCGTCCGAGTTTTCCTcaccagtaaataatagacaacAGCAGAAAAG GTTGTATAGAGCTTACCAGAAGCTTTATGCATCCATGCATGATAAAGGAGTTGGACCTCACAAAACTCAGTTCAGAAGGGATGAAAATTATG